The Candidatus Schekmanbacteria bacterium genome contains a region encoding:
- a CDS encoding mechanosensitive ion channel family protein: MDFLNIQWYGNSIQRWIIAGILTFLILWGLYILKKIIFKSLSALAQKTDTELDDMLVEVLKKTKFICLLIFSLYLSSNLLTLPEKATFILKNIAVAVLLFQVAIWCNALITYGFPYIVKRKIDQDTAKLTLFNTLAFIGKLILWSVVVLMILDNFGINVTTLVAGLGIGGVAVALAVQNILGDLFASLSIVLDKPFVLGDFIVVGDILGTVEKIGLKTTRIRSLSGELIIVSNNDLLSSRIRNYKQMMERRILFSIGVTYQTPAEKLELIPKIINEIITKEELARFDRAHFKSYGDFSLNFEIVYYVLSPDYNTYMDVQQRINLEIYRRFEKEGIEFAYPTQTLFIEKGGES, translated from the coding sequence ATGGATTTCTTAAATATACAGTGGTATGGAAACAGTATTCAACGGTGGATAATAGCAGGCATTCTAACATTTCTGATTCTCTGGGGCTTATATATCCTCAAAAAAATAATTTTTAAGAGTTTATCTGCCCTTGCCCAAAAAACAGACACAGAATTAGATGATATGCTTGTTGAAGTACTTAAAAAAACAAAATTTATATGTCTTTTAATTTTTTCACTTTATCTTTCATCAAATCTCTTGACTCTTCCTGAAAAGGCAACATTCATTTTAAAAAACATTGCAGTTGCAGTTCTTCTCTTTCAGGTTGCTATTTGGTGCAATGCTCTTATTACATATGGTTTCCCCTACATTGTTAAAAGAAAAATCGACCAAGATACAGCCAAATTAACTCTTTTCAATACACTTGCCTTCATCGGCAAATTGATATTGTGGTCCGTAGTCGTTCTTATGATACTCGATAATTTTGGAATCAATGTTACAACTCTTGTAGCAGGATTGGGCATTGGAGGAGTTGCTGTAGCACTTGCAGTGCAAAATATCTTGGGAGACCTTTTTGCATCCCTTTCAATCGTTCTCGACAAACCGTTTGTTCTTGGAGATTTCATTGTTGTTGGAGATATCTTAGGAACTGTAGAAAAAATCGGGCTCAAAACTACAAGGATTAGAAGCCTTTCAGGAGAATTGATTATTGTATCCAACAATGACCTCCTTTCAAGCAGGATTAGAAATTATAAGCAAATGATGGAAAGAAGAATACTCTTCTCAATTGGTGTAACCTATCAAACACCTGCTGAAAAGCTCGAGCTTATTCCAAAGATTATCAATGAAATAATTACAAAAGAAGAGCTTGCACGTTTTGACCGTGCTCATTTCAAAAGTTATGGCGATTTTTCATTAAATTTTGAAATTGTATATTATGTCCTGTCACCAGATTACAATACATATATGGATGTACAACAAAGAATAAATTTGGAAATTTA